The genomic interval TGACACGGATGGCGAAGCGTACTTTCGCAAACTTGAGAAGAAAACGGCTAAATGGCTGGAAAAAAATGTCAAAAATGCCATTATATCCACGGGTGGCGGTTTTTTCAAGGTTGACAATCTGGATGATATTGGAACGATTGTCTACCTTCGCTCTTCGTTTGATGGCATACTCAAACGACTTCATCAACACGAAAATGCCGATCTTAAACTGGCAAAACGCCCTTTGCTGACCGATGAAGCCAAAGCCAGAGCGTTATTTAAAGATCGCTCAGTGTTGTACGAAGAAAAAGCGGACATCATCATCGATGTTGAAGATCGAACCATTGAAGCGATCGTCAAAGAGATCATTGCAGTACTAAAGTTAAAAACAGAAAAAGAGTAGGACAGATTGATGAGAGTATTAACAGGCATTCAACCCTCTGGTGCACTTCACATAGGCAACTATTTTGGTGCGATCAAGCAAATGGTCGATCTTCAAGAAAAAAGCGACCTTTTTATCTTCATTCCTAATTACCACGCGCTCACCTCACTTAAAGATGGCGTGGCACTCAAAAACAATACCCTTGATGCGGCAATTAATTTTATGAGTCTTGGCATTGACCCGACCAAAGCGACCTTATGGGCACAATCCGATGTCAAAGAGGTGTTGGAGCTTTACTGGGTACTCTCTGGCTACACGCCGATGGGTCTGTTGGAACGTGCACACGGCTACAAAGACAAAGTCGCAAAAGGCATCGCAGCCAATCACTCTCTCTTTTCCTATCCTGTTTTGATGGCAGCGGATATTTTGCTCTACGACGCCGAAGTGATTCCTGTGGGCAAAGATCAGATTCAACACGTTGAGATTACGCGCGATATTGCGATTAAATTCAACAATGAGTTTGGTGACATCTTTAAAGTGCCTGACTTCAAAGTCGATGACAATGTGGCAACGGTTCCAGGTTTGGACGGTGCTAAAATGAGCAAAAGCTATGGCAACACGATTGATATCTTCTGCACCGAAAAAGAGCTCAAAAAAGCGACGTCACGCATTGTGACTGACTCAACGCCAATGGAAGAGCCAAAAGATTATCTTACATGTAACGTGTTTGCGTTGGCTAAACTCTTTTTGGAAAAGGACGAAGTAGTTGCATTGCAGGCACGCTATCAAAAAGGTGGCGAGGGATATGGGCATTTTAAAGCGTATCTTGCCACACTCATTTGGGACTATTTTGCGCAGGCTCGTGAAAAAAGAGCCTATTATGTAGCGCATAAAGAGGAAGTATTCGCTATTTTAGATGAGGGAGCTGCAAAAGCGCGTGCCATTGCCTCTGAGAAAATGCGTGTTGTTCGTGATCTTGTTGGAATTTATCGTTAAGGGAAAGCATGTTAGATATTAAACTCATACAAAATGATTTTGAAAGTGTTGCACAAAGCCTCAGAAAGAAAAAAGTCGATGAGAGCCTTTTAGAAGAGCTTCGAGCCATTTCGTTGGAACTTAAAAGTGCACGTCTTGTTTTAGAGCCGCTTCAAGCAGAACAAAATTCTAAAAGTAAACTCTTTGGTGTGTATGCGAAAGAGGGAAAAGATGTTAGCGCGCTTAAAGCGGAACTCTCAGAGAATAAAGCAAAAATAGCTGATGCGCAAGAGGTCGTACGTGCATTGGAAGAGAAACTGGAAGCGTTAGCCACTATCATTCCAAACATGCCCTCTCCTCTTGTGCCTGATGGCGAAGATGAGAATGACAATGTAGAACTCAAGCGTGTACTTGAGCCAAGAGTTTTTTCCTTTACACCCAAAGAGCATTGGGATATTGACAGTGCGCAAAATTGGATCGATTTTGAGCGTGGTGTTAAACTGGCTAAGAGTCGTTTCAGTGTGTTGAAAAATAAAGCGGCACGACTGGAACGCGCTTTGATTAATTACATGCTTGATTTTAACCGAACACGAGGCTTCGTTGAAGTCGCCGTTCCTTACATTGTAAATCGTGAAACGCTTATGGGAACAGGACAACTGCCAAAATTTGAAGATGATCTCTTTAAAATTGAGGGCGAAGATCTCTTTTTGATTCCAACGGCGGAAGTGCCTGTGACCAATCTTTTTAGAGATGAGATTCTCACAAAAGAAGAACTCCCTCTTAAAATGACCGCCTATTCTGCTTGTTTTAGAAAAGAGGCTGGTAGTGCTGGCAAAGATACGCGCGGTATGATTCGTCAACACCAATTTGACAAAGTAGAATTGGTCTGCATCACGACACCTGAACAAAGCGAAGCGGTTTTTGAGGAGATGCTTACATGTGCCTCCGATCTTCTCACCTCCCTTGGACTTCCACATCGTCATTTGATGCTTTGTGGTGGTGATCTTGGCTTTAGTGCCGCCAAAACGGTGGATCTTGAAGTCTGGCTTCCAGGTCAAAATAGGTACCGTGAAATTAGCTCCGTCTCTAACACGTTTGATTTTCAAGCAAGACGGGCGAAAATTCGTTTTAAAGACGAGGGTAAAAACCGTTTAGCGCACACACTCAATGGCTCTTCCTTAGCCGTGGGTCGAACGCTTATTGCCATTATGGAAAACTACCAAATGGAAGATGGTACTGTCTCCATTCCAGACGTTTTGAAAAAGTACATGTAAGATGGCAGAAGAAGTCGTTATCCTCGAAGCGGATCCTTTAAGCACAAGCGACGAAGAGGGATTTGCGCCGATAGCAGAGGAAGGCGCTGAAGAAACAGCCGCCGCTTCTGCTGTCCAAAATGAAGAGGATGAGCAAAAAAGCAAATCGAAGAAAAAATTGCTGATTTTACTCATTTTGGGATCGATACTACTTCTTGGGATAATGATCGCCATTGTAATCATCATCCAAAATAAAAACAGAGCCGCCAATACGCCTGTGGCTGTAGCGCCAGTGGTGGAAAAACCTGTGCTCAAAGAGCAATTTTCCCCTTCGAAATTGGAAGGTATGATCAAAAAAGCGCATCTTTTGTATGAGCAAGGAAACAAAGATGACGCCCTTAAAATCTATGAAAAAATTGCCACCTTTAATGAAGCCATCTCCTACTACAACATCGGTGTCGCAAAACTTAAAGAACAAAATTTCCCAGAAGCCTTAGAAGCGTTTAAAAAAGCGATTCAAAACAGAGAGCACCGTACCATTAGCGCTATTAATGCTGCGGTATGCGCACTTGAGATGAAAGATAACACGCTTTTTACCTATTACATCGATCTTGCTTTTGCGTACCTGCCTGAGGAGAGTAACGCCCCACTCTACTCCTATTATGTAGGACTGGTGCATTACTATAAAGATTTTTACTATGAAGCACTGAGTGCTGTGTCGCATCCGAGCAATGATTTTTACAAAGAGGATCAAGAGTACCTCTCGTCTAAAATATTAGCGTCGCTCAATTACAATGCGTATGCCCTCTCAACGCTTGAAAAAATCGAAAAAA from Sulfurospirillum multivorans DSM 12446 carries:
- a CDS encoding shikimate kinase, encoding MNLKNKNIVLIGFMGVGKGTIARALIKKTKRFGLDTDDLIESMENRKIKAIFDTDGEAYFRKLEKKTAKWLEKNVKNAIISTGGGFFKVDNLDDIGTIVYLRSSFDGILKRLHQHENADLKLAKRPLLTDEAKARALFKDRSVLYEEKADIIIDVEDRTIEAIVKEIIAVLKLKTEKE
- the trpS gene encoding tryptophan--tRNA ligase produces the protein MRVLTGIQPSGALHIGNYFGAIKQMVDLQEKSDLFIFIPNYHALTSLKDGVALKNNTLDAAINFMSLGIDPTKATLWAQSDVKEVLELYWVLSGYTPMGLLERAHGYKDKVAKGIAANHSLFSYPVLMAADILLYDAEVIPVGKDQIQHVEITRDIAIKFNNEFGDIFKVPDFKVDDNVATVPGLDGAKMSKSYGNTIDIFCTEKELKKATSRIVTDSTPMEEPKDYLTCNVFALAKLFLEKDEVVALQARYQKGGEGYGHFKAYLATLIWDYFAQAREKRAYYVAHKEEVFAILDEGAAKARAIASEKMRVVRDLVGIYR
- the serS gene encoding serine--tRNA ligase; translated protein: MLDIKLIQNDFESVAQSLRKKKVDESLLEELRAISLELKSARLVLEPLQAEQNSKSKLFGVYAKEGKDVSALKAELSENKAKIADAQEVVRALEEKLEALATIIPNMPSPLVPDGEDENDNVELKRVLEPRVFSFTPKEHWDIDSAQNWIDFERGVKLAKSRFSVLKNKAARLERALINYMLDFNRTRGFVEVAVPYIVNRETLMGTGQLPKFEDDLFKIEGEDLFLIPTAEVPVTNLFRDEILTKEELPLKMTAYSACFRKEAGSAGKDTRGMIRQHQFDKVELVCITTPEQSEAVFEEMLTCASDLLTSLGLPHRHLMLCGGDLGFSAAKTVDLEVWLPGQNRYREISSVSNTFDFQARRAKIRFKDEGKNRLAHTLNGSSLAVGRTLIAIMENYQMEDGTVSIPDVLKKYM